The following proteins come from a genomic window of Acinonyx jubatus isolate Ajub_Pintada_27869175 chromosome C1, VMU_Ajub_asm_v1.0, whole genome shotgun sequence:
- the CC1H2orf88 gene encoding small membrane A-kinase anchor protein isoform X2 → MGCMKSKQTFPFPTTCESEKQHASEESFMSGDRFLPRMPSPVNVEQEVKKPSGPETVVFEFAHRLSQEILSDALQQWAGNNIKYYDIPYIESEGP, encoded by the coding sequence ATGGGCTGCATGAAATCAAAGCAAACTTTCCCATTTCCTACCACATGTGAGAGTGAGAAGCAGCATGCAAGTGAAGAAAGCTTTATGTCTGGAGACAGATTTCTACCTAGGATGCCTTCTCCAGTTAATGTCGAACAGGAAGTGAAGAAACCATCAGGGCCCGAAACTGTGGTCTTCGAATTTGCACATCGCCTGTCCCAGGAAATCCTGAGTGATGCCTTGCAGCAGTGGGCAGGCAATAACATCAAGTACTATGACATCCCATATATTGAGAGTGAGGGGCCTTGA